Proteins encoded together in one Triticum dicoccoides isolate Atlit2015 ecotype Zavitan chromosome 7B, WEW_v2.0, whole genome shotgun sequence window:
- the LOC119338034 gene encoding bromodomain-containing protein 4-like: MKRKRGSTPGKKSSSNTTGGDSSSASPSSPSTEENIPAENAPVSRSTPAVPEPSPPPEPEKPTVPAPAPAHPAADIPYAKPKVGAVYGRVKLKFKTSKASELNNSSSVAQAPADAGKSQTAAPEVSKQVTAEKGIAASSTGQTTDRQETELSGSDKDKVAKKAGIIKIVSAGLSSSVQDNTQDREVDEVHEPLPSKQETVLGTEESESASEPKNSQGSEIKQSTLESQRDEKELAAALEAIKKVMKVDAAEPFNTPVDPIALGIPDYLDVIDTPMDFGTICQDLERGSKYMNSEDVYKDVQFIWDNCTKYNSKGDYIIELMKRVKKAFMKNWLAAGLYSDVQENGGNYNTGDEDTKVSSKSKSKQKRRRPGNDRHQNDCACAVCQVTRRKKERDEILSVDNEVTVVNISEERNMEVNFDDNNPGSHDTASSKEQPRHIDVFKTTMEADDAQTRMEDPGKSLNNPSPDYEDEVSRQYSEEKEEEYKDLNSQDEHTSTQPNDDSVAGHHEQKAQTEIGQEVEMEDLPIQQENESFLQVCARLFPSKQGSVFRGRHSLFRQQRRLVAPKESPLHAALTAIMKR; encoded by the exons ATGAAGCGCAAGCGCGGCAGCACGCCGGGCAAGAAGAGTTCTTCGAATACCACCGGGGGAGACTCTTCGTCGGCATCTCCGTCCAGCCCAAGCACCGAAGAGAACATCCCAGCGGAGAATGCGCCAGTCTCGAGGTCCACTCCGGCAGTGCCTGAACCATCTCCTCCTCCTGAACCGGAGAAGCCGACCGTCCCTGCCCCAGCTCCGGCTCATCCCGCCGCTGATATACCGTACGCCAAGCCCAAGGTGGGGGCGGTATACGGTCGTGTGAAGCTGAAGTTCAAAACCTCCAAGGCGTCGGAGCTCAACAATAGTTCGTCGGTAGCACAGGCACCCGCCGATGCTGGTAAATCTCAGACTGCTGCCCCTGAAGTGAGCAAGCAAGTTACTGCGGAAAAAGGTATCGCTGCATCGTCAACTGGCCAGACAACTGATAGGCAGGAGACGGAGTTGAGTGGTTCTGATAAGGACAAGGTGGCAAAGAAAGCAGGAATCATAAAGATCGTGTCCGCGGGGTTATCTTCTTCAGTACAAGATAACACCCAGGACAGGGAAGTTGATGAAGTACATGAACCTCTTCCAAGTAAGCAGGAAACTGTTTTAGGAACCGAGGAAAGTGAGAGTGCATCGGAgccaaagaactcacaagggtcggaGATAAAGCAGTCTACCCTGGAATCTCAGCGCGATGAGAAAGAGTTAGCTGCTGCACTTGAA GCTATTAAGAAGGTTATGAAGGTCGACGCAGCTGAGCCATTTAACACCCCAGTTGATCCTATTGCTTTGGGAATACCT GATTATCTTGATGTTATCGACACTCCTATGGATTTTGGCACAATATGTCAAGATTTAGAACGTGGAAGCAAATATATGAACTCAGAGGATGTCTATAAGGACGTTCAGTTTATATGGGATAACTGTACCAAGTATAACAGTAAAGGTGATTACATAATAGAGCTTATGAAACGGGTAAAGAAGGCCTTCATGAAAAATTGGCTGGCAGCAGGCTTGTATTCTGATGTGCAGGAAAATG GTGGCAATTACAACACTGGTGATGAGGATACCAAAGTTAGTTCAAAAAGCAAGTCTAAGCAAAAACGGCGTCGCCCAGG GAATGATCGACACCAAAATGATTGTGCATGTGCTGTTTGTCAAGTTACACGGCGTAAGAAGGAAAGGGATGAAATTTTATCTGTTGATAATGAAGTCACTGTAGTGAACATTTCTGAAGAGCGCAACATGGAG GTAAACTTCGATGATAATAATCCTGGCAGTCATGACACAGCCTCTAGTAAGGAGCAACCACGCCATATTGATGTGTTTaaaacaacaatggaagcagatgATGCGCAGACTCGGATGGAAGATCCTGGAAAATCCCTCAATAATCCATCTCCTGACTATGAAGATGAGGTCTCCAGACAGTATtctgaagaaaaggaagaggagtatAAAGATCTGAACAGTCAGGACGAGCATACTTCCACTCAGCCTAATGATGACTCAGTAGCTGGACATCATGAACAGAAG GCACAGACCGAAATTGGCCAGGAGGTTGAAATGGAAGATTTGCCCATTCAACAGGAGAACGAGTCATTCTTGCAAGTCTGCGCGCGCCTTTTCCCCAGCAAGCAGGGCTCCGTTTTCAGGGGTCGCCATTCTCTGTTCCGTCAGCAGCGCCGTTTGGTGGCACCAAAGGAGAGCCCCCTACACGCCGCCCTGACAGCGATAATGAAACGGTAG